One region of Triticum aestivum cultivar Chinese Spring chromosome 6B, IWGSC CS RefSeq v2.1, whole genome shotgun sequence genomic DNA includes:
- the LOC123140098 gene encoding uncharacterized protein has translation QSRQKSYADSKRKAIEYEVGDRVYLRVSPLRGVKRFGVKGKLAPRFVGPYRILQRMGEVAYKLELPEGLSGVHDVFHVSQLKKCHAEMAEVPLRDTVPLEAIQLKDDLTYEEKPIKILEHASRVTRSKVIKFCKVQWSHHTEDEATWEREEDLLKDHPH, from the coding sequence cagtccagacagaaaagctatgcggattcaaaacgcaaggcgatagaatatgaagttggagacagagtttatcttagagtatccccacttcgaggagttaagcgttttggagttaaaggaaaattagcaccacgtttcgttggaccgtataggATCTTGCAGcgcatgggagaagtcgcttataagttggaattaccagaaggactgtcaggagttcatgacgtattccatgtttctcagctgaagaaatgtcacgccgagatggcggaagtaccgctaagagatacagtgccacttgaagcaattcagttgaaggatgatttaacatatgaggagaaacccatcaagattctcgaacatgccagcagagttactcgcagcaaggttatcaagttttgcaaggttcagtggagccaccacactgaggatgaagccacctgggagagagaagaagatttgctcaaggaccaccctcac